TTGCAGTAATTATGGAAAAAGGTAAGTCACTCGTACGAAAGGGGTTACACTACAGCAACTGAATAATTGTGGGAaattttacaatttcttttatgACCCCTGAACCTTTTTTCACCCCTGAACCTTCCACCAACTTGATTTGTTCACTAGGATCTTGGcgtattttttcttgattgcTCCTCGATTCAAATACCTTTTAATTCTGGTTTCACCTGTGTTGTCATTGAATTCGCCTTTGGTGTAAATAGAATTTTGCTTGGCTCGATGAAAGAGCTGCTGTTATTATTTATAGTCATTATTAATATTTAGGGAAATCAGAAGATGAGGTAAAAACGTTATTAGATATTCGTATTTTGGTGTCTAAGCAGAATTTTACCACAAAATTAATAAATTGGCTTACATGAGATGGGAGCTTAGCAACTTTTTACAGAATGTACGGACTACGAACTGCTTTGGAAACGTTGCTGTTGCCAATTGACGTATAAACCTAGTTCCCCAGAATTTTTCAGTAAATTAAGACCCTTTAACTAATATTCGAATTATCGCGGAATTACTTTAAAGCGTTTCTTTCTCGTCGGCTTTAGGCGATTTGATGAGGGCTTTTCGAGCGAAACGCGGTACAACAAAAGCTGCTGAATGCATTTCTGAAGAGTAATATCGTAGTTGCATTTTTTCACACTCGGTTTCAGACAATTGGTGAATGGGATTCCGAAACTGTGTcgccttaaaaacaaaaaaatggaatttagAACATCTGCTATGAACAGCACTGCAATTGTAGGTATACTTGGTTACTTACAGGATTTGTACTGCATAAAATGAATCCTATTTGACCTCCAGGATATGTTGGTATACATGTATAGGCATAATCCACCACAGGAAACAATTCAGTGCAGCTTTTTAGAAGAGGAGAAATCAGATGACTATGAAACCAAGCATTTTCCCCTTGAGAGCACACAATGCCACCTGGCCTTAATGCTTGACGTACAAGTTGGAAATAACTCTCTTGAAACAAAGAAGCAGCTGGTCCTACAAACCAGAAAGGCCTTCTATAAAAAGCAGAACTTTAAAAcagtttttgtgttttaccaATTGGGTCTGATGAATCAGTGATGATAACATCAAATTCAGCAGGGTGATTCTTAATAAATTCAAATCCATCTCCTATATGAAGTGTTAGTTTGGGATCATCAAATCCTTTGGCCATGAAAGGGAGAAATTTCTTTGAGACTTCAACAACTCTTTCATCTATTTCACATTGTACAACAGATTGTACAAGTGGATGTTTGACTAGCTCGCGTGCTACTCCTCCATCACCTCCACCCACAATCAAGACCTACAAGAAACCAAATAATGTTATTTTGAATCTTACACAATTATTAAAACTATGATTACCTTTTGGGGATTGGGGTGGCAGGATATCGGCAAAAAAGATATCATTTCTTGGTAAGAAAATTCATCTAGTTCAGTACATTGAATCACACCATCTAAAATTAGTACAGTGCCGTAGGTTTTCCTggggaaaaacatttaatataGTTTTCCAATTTGTAAGAAAATAAACCTACGATTTAAGGACAAGGATATCTTGAAATTCAGATTTTTCTTGATGAAGAATTTCATCTACTTCCAAAGAAATACATTGACCAGGCCACATGGGGCTCAATTCACTAAACCAACCACTCTTCAGGAAATCCATATTTTCAAGTACAGTTTCGTAAACTTAATAACAACTATCACGGAAGAATCTAGTAAGATTGAGAATGAACTAAATCTTGAAAGTCAAATCCCCTTCTCGAATCCCGATTGTGATTTGAGCGAGCATGTGTCGTGACATTTCCGGGCAACATTGACAGGCATTCGTAAGCGACTTGTTTCCAAAATATGTGTTCTTATGTTATGACTTTATGAGTTTGAGCCAAGGAACAATCTAGTCAAATCCGCAattagttttttaaatgatattTAAGAAACTTCAACTGAAACTTCATGTGCtcttatttaattttattaatttttttttttgtttttttttctggcaaaGGCGAGTATGACGAGATGTAAAACGTCGTTCTGTTTGAAAAGGGCGCGGGTTCGTCTGTAAAGAACACAAAGTGCGATTGTGGACTCATTCGGTAAGTGTCAAcagcttgctttttttttcttacatttatCTTTATTACATGTATGCTCATGTGACTGTTGAAAGCTACATACATTCACAAACTGAAAATCCATTTCAGAACGTTCGATTTGTGACAATTGGACGTGGTAACCATTTTGAGAAACATTGTGTTCATCGTATGTTGAGAAATCTATGCATATAGAGATGAAAGTGATCACATATGTATGAGTTCATTTCACTTCAATTTCACCTCAGTTTCACctcaatttcatttcaatttcatctCAATTTCACCTCAGTTTCACctcaatttcatttcaatttcttctcaGTTTCCAACATTTCCCTTCCACAATATTTTATAACCTTGAAATGATTTCCATGAATGTTTCAGTTGGTTCAACAAAATCGTATCGTTCTCGCGTTACTAGCGTATTCACGGTGTTATTGAGCTTCCCAAAATGgcattttttgtacaaaagaCGTGTCTTCCAAAGCACATCGGCAGTCTAAAAGGAGCAGCCGTTCTGAGTAAACTTAAGGAAAACCCGTCACTATGTTAACACCAACGTTGtacttatttattatttttataagtCTCATAAATGTGGCGGTTAACCAGCTACCATTGCCATCACATATGGTAGCAACATCACCTGAGGTAAGTAATACCATTCCACAAAGTATGCATTCTGAACTCGTAAAGACGTCTTTTTGGTATCAACCCTCCCAACATAAAGCCTCCCTTCGTGGAAATCCCTGGAATTAAAAGCAGTTACTTTGCTTTGATTGCAAGAGACACTTTATACCTGTTGGCTACCCGGCTTCAATTTTCGTAATTCTGGttccgttccttttttttttttttttttttttatattaaaaagtATTCTATTCGTCTTGGTTAGACAGTTTGACGATAACGCACCCACCTGATTTCCTGTTCGGAGGTTACAAGAATGGCAAATGGGACGGCATCATCGGACAACTGTTGCGAAAAGTATGGCGAATTTTAAGTTTGACAAGTGGAAACCCGGTAAACACCATTTGTTAAATGCTACTATTTTTTTAGGAGGCCGACTTAGGTGCAAGTTTGAATGCCATAACTTATGCACGATATACTGCAATTGACTTCAGTGTCCCGGTAATATACGACGTTACTGGTATTCTAATTCCTTTTCCGGATGAATCTTCAAAAATCATGGCGGCGCTTCAGCCATTCAGTATAGAGGTAGTTTTCATCACACCATCATTCATTTATGGGCAGCTTGTGAACTTAATTCTTAAATAGGTATGGATAGCTTTCTTCTCCGCAACCTTCCTCATATGCTTAACTTTATCCGTGGAAGGGAAAATCCATTCAACCAGAAAAACGTTTGGAGACCACATTATGTGGGTTATTAGCATCATAACTAGTCAAGGTACTATTTTAAGGCAATTTAGAATAATACGAAAGCCAAGTCATGGAACAGGAGTAAGTCAATGAAGCTAAAAATAATGACATAGAGAATGATTGTTTTTAGTGCttgtaaaaatgaaaggaacATAGCATAACACAAATAGCATTTTTTACACTTTAGCTTTGGCCTGTACAGGCAGATAGAGCTTAAACTCAGCAGGCAACTCATCTTCAGAATAGAGTCTGTCAGAGAAGTAGATGCGACGAATTCTGCAATTGGCATGAATTTGAATCCTCAGAGTTTCCACATAATTTGTCCCATAAGCCCGACGAGTGAAATCAGCCAAATTAAACTGAATCTGATTCCATCCTTCATCAAGCCGCATTGGCATTGTACATATGAAAGGCTTCACTCTTGTAGTTGACTGGTAGTTGCTTGCTCTGAATCTACGTCTAACATTTTTATCATCtaatatctaaaattttatAGTTTAATTTAATAGTTTCTATGAGATTAACGAAGATTAAGAATAACTAAGTCATGTGCTAACCTGAACTTCAAAggtgaaatattttttcatgTTCTTGACAATCATAACAAGATAAGGAAGTTTTATTCCTAGAGTCTTTTTTGGATCAGCAGGGCATGTTATGTATGTCGTTGAAACATTGGTTCCAACGATTTCTAAGACAAGGGACTGCAGAGGAATATAGagttaatttaatttattttttgttgtttaaaactGTTATTTATTTCCATTAGAGAGATTTTACCTGGATGTCGTTGTCAGTTATTCGCTTGATATGGCCATTGCGCACAATTTTGTCCCAAAGCTGCAAAGGCTTGCTGCCAATGCTATAAAGGACTGAAAGAAATCCACTTTGAAAagtgtttttaaacatttttttttttaggttctATCGGGGACTTGGAAAGACGCTTGTAATTCGCTGAGATTTAAGAAGAACCAATTCGAGTATTGTTTGTGTTCAATATTCTAAGGTTGTCACAGTAACACGGCGATGCCGGATTGTTGAATTTTCTTCGCAATCTTGTGGTTGTTGAGCTGGAGCTGGGGAattagaaaatagaaataggaGAATGCGAAAATTGGCCTGTATAGAGTTTTGCCCTTTAGGTCGTTAACAACCGTGTGTCGTTTACTAAAATCGTGTAGACTACTTGCTTCTGCTATCTTATTGCTTCGAccttaaatatttgaaaaaaaaaaattattctacAGGTATGTAAGTACTTAAACTGTAAGTActattgcagaaaaatgtggcggttttcctcgttttgtttgtcgtACCTGACCCATTTTTCTGCAACCTCCTGTACATTTGCAATGCTGTAACTGTAATTTTTACTAAAATTATGGAGGGCTGCTTGTTAAATCtggcttttattttcatctaATTTTGAACTATTTCTACCGTCGTTTTTATGCAAGGATTTGGACATTGTGAAAACCGATTAGCCTTGCGCCTAACAGGTAAACAACTTACAGATAATCATATAGAACTTAAGAATTTGTAAGCTTTACGAAGTATTTGTGGCTTTCTTAGGAGCCACCTGGAGTTTAACAAACGTAGTGTTCATCTACGTATATACAGGAGTGTTGACATCCCTGCTGGCCGTCCCCAACTACATTCCAATTATTAACACTTTAGACGAGCTAGCTACAAGTTCAGTTATCAAGCCTGTGACGATAAGGAGCACCGCTGTCGACGATATGATGCTGGTTTCAAATTGAATTATACATTTTAACAAATACGAAAATTCTTTCTAAATGATTAACAGTCTGCTATCGTTATAGAATGCCAAAAATGGAACGTATAAACTAATCGGCGATACCTTCCGGAAATATCCAAACGAAACCTTGGTAGCAAATACACTTGTTGGTGTGAACAGAGCAGTTGAAGGGGGTTATGGATTCTTAGAGGTATCGTGCCtacaagtttttttaaatccctgCCATAGTAATCTCGTCATCTTTTAATAGCCAAGAACTTCGCTTCTATCGCTAATGGAGAATGACCGAAAGGAACATAAAGTTTGCCGAGTTACTTTGGCCAAGCAGACATTTTACCCTAGAGCTTTTGCATACCTTCTCCCAAAAAAAAGCCCCTTCAAGGATGCATTTGATCGACAGTAACTAAAAACATTGCAATTTACATtcagttttcaaattttgtggTTTTTTTATGAAGGATATTGCTGTTACAACAATTTGGATTTATCATTCACTTTCAAAGGAAAATTGTCTTGCAAAGTAATCGTTGCCtactgcaaaaaaagaaagttcgaAGTCGAGCACCGAGATTTACTTTGGATCATGTCAGTAGTTCATTCGTCATTCTTTTTGTCGGATACGCTGCATCCTTCTGTAGTTTTGTCCTCGAAAACATCCGAAATGCTTTCGACTACGATTGGTAGAAAGATGTACCACTCAGTCGAACAGAAAAAGGATGTAGGACTTTCTACATGTAGTCCACCCAGCCTTGCATAGAAGTgggaaataaacaaatattgagcgcaagaaaagaaaaacttcttttctttaacacGCAAGCGCTGCACACGATGAAATCCCCGACAGCATGGATCACTTTTCGTAGCTACCCTCACATACCTTTTATTTTGCTGAGGGTGAACTGTTCAGTTTTTAGTCTCTCCCATGATGTCGTGTTCTGCGATACTTACTGCTTTCGCACAGCAGGTTTCCAGACCAAAAACACCGCCAACCGAAACAATAGGTAAAATCGATTGAATTTCCCCTTTAAACTGGTTATTGTCGTGTAGTATTGCATAAAAAATCCTGTCTACATCTTAGCAGCAAAGGAATTATGATGTAACAAAAGAAGCATGTCTCTAGCAGTCCCGAAAGGGTCGATACTTCACGTACTTGGCTGTACCAGCCAAAAGGAATTTTCTCTACTCTATAAAAACCAAGGAAAAATGGGGCGGAGTTTTGTGTGTCCGCCGCATTGTGCATTTGCTGTGGCTCCAAAtggcacaataaaaaaatcgacctgtagtaccgttcactacattGAAGATCATCCCACAAAGtcaggtagagaagaggtaatcgtaGCTCGTAGGTTGTTGGTAAGTCTacccatggccactaggtttcatggatgcaggcagctaatcatcgaggtatgtgaccctcttcgataccgttttttgttttcctataaTCGTAGTGCGACTAGCAGGTTAATAGGTAGGCAGGCTAGTGACTGCCATAATAGGGTAAGACGTAACCCCAAAGATGGATGCTCTGCAAAACGTAATGCAAGGCTATGCAACATTGGCTTTGCTGCTTCTAATGAGGGATACAGTATTGTTCCTCTTTAATACTTATGCCTTTCCATAATACCTGTGACAAAAATGCCCAATTTACGAAATGACAAGGCCGtgttaattctttttcattaccttttgtttttcacacaCAAGTTAACTTGGAGAGTGACATCCTCAGCGTGGCAGCCTTGGCGAATGCTTATGCTACTTGTCACAACGTTCAAGACCTGCTGTACTTTCGGGGTTTTTCATCTAAGCCAGTTCATGTAAAGCGCGGGAAAAAAGGAGCAAAgccaagaacaaaaaagaaaggttctTGATGATAATAAGAAGTCAACCAGCCATCGAACAGCAAACGTTTCCTGAATATCAAAGAAAAGTGTTGCCCGATAAAGCTGACGATTAGTGGGTCTGGTGCTTCTTTCtcaaaaaacatttgtgacTCTCGACTCTAAAATTGTATCTCATTCGCCATTTTTACTTCCACCATTTGGTCTGTATTTATCATATATTTAGCCATCAACGAactcaaaataataataaattcaaattttaaaatatgaatGTACAAGTTAAGATAAATCGGTAattaaaatgtaaaagaaagacaacgaaaatgaaaattgcaaCGTTGTGTCATACAAATGTCAGCGATGAGTATTGAAAACCGGTACTCTGTAGGTGAGCGCGCCAGTCGTTTCCCAACAGGCATTGAGAGCAGACGTATTCGTCAGTGATTTTTGCAAACAACCTTGCTGTGCTAAATGCGAGTGATATCTTGCCAAGTAAATATTCTGTTTTACTAACCCTAAGTTAAGTTCAGGTTGTGGGAGATAATATAAAACAGTGTTTTATGATCAAGATTCGTGCTCGAAAAGTAGTCGTATTCTGGG
The nucleotide sequence above comes from Daphnia carinata strain CSIRO-1 chromosome 3, CSIRO_AGI_Dcar_HiC_V3, whole genome shotgun sequence. Encoded proteins:
- the LOC130685611 gene encoding spermidine synthase-like: MDFLKSGWFSELSPMWPGQCISLEVDEILHQEKSEFQDILVLKSKTYGTVLILDGVIQCTELDEFSYQEMISFLPISCHPNPQKVLIVGGGDGGVARELVKHPLVQSVVQCEIDERVVEVSKKFLPFMAKGFDDPKLTLHIGDGFEFIKNHPAEFDVIITDSSDPIGPAASLFQESYFQLVRQALRPGGIVCSQGENAWFHSHLISPLLKSCTELFPVVDYAYTCIPTYPGGQIGFILCSTNPATQFRNPIHQLSETECEKMQLRYYSSEMHSAAFVVPRFARKALIKSPKADEKETL
- the LOC130685604 gene encoding glutamate receptor ionotropic, delta-1-like isoform X1 — protein: MLTPTLYLFIIFISLINVAVNQLPLPSHMVATSPEPPFVEIPGIKSSYFALIARDTLYLLATRLQFSLTITHPPDFLFGGYKNGKWDGIIGQLLRKEADLGASLNAITYARYTAIDFSVPVIYDVTGILIPFPDESSKIMAALQPFSIEVWIAFFSATFLICLTLSVEGKIHSTRKTFGDHIMWVISIITSQGFGHCENRLALRLTGATWSLTNVVFIYVYTGVLTSLLAVPNYIPIINTLDELATSSVIKPVTIRSTAVDDMMLNAKNGTYKLIGDTFRKYPNETLVANTLVGVNRAVEGGYGFLEPRTSLLSLMENDRKEHKVCRVTLAKQTFYPRAFAYLLPKKSPFKDAFDRQILLLQQFGFIIHFQRKIVLQSNRCLLQKKKVRSRAPRFTLDHVSSSFVILFVGYAASFCSFVLENIRNAFDYDW
- the LOC130685604 gene encoding glutamate receptor U1-like isoform X2, with amino-acid sequence MLTPTLYLFIIFISLINVAVNQLPLPSHMVATSPEPPFVEIPGIKSSYFALIARDTLYLLATRLQFSLTITHPPDFLFGGYKNGKWDGIIGQLLRKEADLGASLNAITYARYTAIDFSVPVIYDVTGILIPFPDESSKIMAALQPFSIEVWIAFFSATFLICLTLSVEGKIHSTRKTFGDHIMWVISIITSQGVLTSLLAVPNYIPIINTLDELATSSVIKPVTIRSTAVDDMMLNAKNGTYKLIGDTFRKYPNETLVANTLVGVNRAVEGGYGFLEPRTSLLSLMENDRKEHKVCRVTLAKQTFYPRAFAYLLPKKSPFKDAFDRQILLLQQFGFIIHFQRKIVLQSNRCLLQKKKVRSRAPRFTLDHVSSSFVILFVGYAASFCSFVLENIRNAFDYDW
- the LOC130685620 gene encoding cilia- and flagella-associated protein 20, with the translated sequence MFKNTFQSGFLSVLYSIGSKPLQLWDKIVRNGHIKRITDNDIQSLVLEIVGTNVSTTYITCPADPKKTLGIKLPYLVMIVKNMKKYFTFEVQILDDKNVRRRFRASNYQSTTRVKPFICTMPMRLDEGWNQIQFNLADFTRRAYGTNYVETLRIQIHANCRIRRIYFSDRLYSEDELPAEFKLYLPVQAKAKV